The genomic interval CAAAATTTCTAAAGGCGGTAGAAGAAAGGCGTATTCGTCGTGTCGGCGGGACGCGGGATCGAGAGATAGATGTTCGAATCGTAGCTGCGACTTCCAGAGATCTGCAATCGATGGTGAACAGCGGCTCATTCAGGGCGGACCCATTTGACTCGCTTGAATATTCTACAACTTGAAACTTTACTCTCAGATATCAGAAGGAAAGGATTTTAGAGACATTCTTGGATCAGTTGGAAAAAGAGAAGACTATAGGTATAGAATTGCCGTTCCAGAATCGAAAAGGATGCTCTTTCCGCAATCCAAGAACTGGAGTGGAAGGGCAATTACCGCGAACTTCGCAACTTTGCCACCCGACTCGCTGTGGAATCTATTGATGATGTGGAAATCACTCATCAATGCGTCAATCGTATGGTGCGCGACCGAGACAGATGCCCGCATGTTGAGCTACCGATAGCTGATGAAAATGGAAGTTTTCTGACAGTGATCCTCGACCCCGAAACCGATGATTTGGATAGTGTGTACGTAAAGGCGGCCGCAACATTTATTGAACACGCCTTAAGACGATCCAACGGGAATTTGCGACGTGCGGCCCGTTCGATGAATACTACTCATTCAACGATTTCGCGGATCCTTAAGAAGAACCAAGAACGGTTCGTTTCTCCGTCAAACCCTCCTACATCTTTCGCGGCTGCGGCGTAAAATTACATACAAGGTTATCGGTTTAGAGGTTCGCGAGGTTTCGCGAACCTTTTACCTTTTGTTCGACAATCATTGGGGAAACAAAAGAGCGGTAGATAGGATTGTGGAGATAGAGATATGGAAATTCTGAATAGCGGTTCGTTCATCCCCTTGATAATCGCGAGAAGATAGAACAACTGATCTTCACTGCCAGAACGCTCGCAAATGAGGTTAGTCAAAACGAAGGATTTCAAAGCAGCGGGCAGACGAATCAGCAGATCGGACTGGAACTCTGGAAGGGCGCCGAGTATATGACTCGGTCGCACGAGGAAGTAACGATCCGGAACATTTTCCTGAGCAAATTTCTGGAAAGGCTTCGTGAGATTGAACGTGAAACCGTTCAACTATCATCTAGTCCAATCCCCCCTTCGATTCCGGCGGCAGTAGAAACCACTGTTCCTACCAATTCAGCGATTTTTACTGAACCGCAGACCCATATCCAGACTGAATCTACGGTAGAAGCAAAAGACGAGTTCCTCGGTATCGTCGATTCGGAAGAATCAGTTCAGGAGCGACCATCTTACGCGAACGAGTGCAAGCCCGAATGCGAGGAAGAGATCGTTTCGATGTTGGACTCGGCTGAGGCCTTTTCAAATGTCGAGCCGCCTGATGAAGCAAGAGTAGAACATAATTCCGTCCCACCTCCGATACTAAATCTCGAAGTCGAGGAATCCCAGGAACATGATGCGGTTAAGTCCGCTTCAGAAGTTGAGAGTGACCCTGAGCCAACGCGCTCGATAGAATCGTTAGATGACTCAGTGTCAGATCGAAACGACACTGAACAGTCCGTAAGATCGGTTGTTCTGTCTGAAAAGGAACCCTATAACTTTGACGCCTGCACTATCACGGTCGTGATCCAGTTACTGCCCGAATCCAACGGTTCAAGAGACAGCGTTGTCAGTGTGCGTTCGCATGGTTTTGCTCCGCAGATTGCATTTGTGAACCGGTGCAATGAAAGTGGTGAGTTCAATCTATCTGATCCGATATCGGCGGCCCTCGACGAGTACCAGAAACTCCCTTCCTCTCCTGGCGGCCGAGAAGATGAAGAAGGAGCAGGCTACAACCAAAAAGCGAAGTCCCAAGATTGCTGCGAAAAGTCCAGATCACCTTTCCGAGAAGGCGGT from Acidobacteriota bacterium carries:
- a CDS encoding sigma 54-interacting transcriptional regulator, producing the protein KFLKAVEERRIRRVGGTRDREIDVRIVAATSRDLQSMVNSGSFRADPFDSLEYSTT